Proteins encoded together in one Carya illinoinensis cultivar Pawnee chromosome 3, C.illinoinensisPawnee_v1, whole genome shotgun sequence window:
- the LOC122305056 gene encoding uncharacterized protein LOC122305056: protein MASLTPGILLKLLQSMNSTTRVTGDHRSALLQVIGIVPALAGSDLWPNHGFYVQLSDSLNSTYVSLSERDNDLILTNRLQLGQFVYVDRFEFDSPVPRVCGIRPIAGRHPFVGTPEPLIARISASKREFVIQPVADSDQSADPIAIYLSSKKLEEARSENKESLKLESKAEKGRSRQALAPRENVLAGNVGNYDEPKTSDRPQRFSSPASAKRSVSRGKKNVAVVERDPSPAAKGKRSASPVPSKCVVPSLVSAREENRKISREPSIIVPSRYRQPSPNGRKQASPSARRASLSPGRRLSGVKLSPMVAGGPVDSTSKKKMATIVAGISKVSEALVGSAKTIRKSWDEPPAMAAPVEQKEKAVSKNKPDLQAILRTQAAISRRLSDINGRKLSTDDSSSDEKTKLSSPDSCLVEEKLNLGALGIPVHEKKWTDGSVPLDAVSVDLASLGKDAMQRRAAASAAAAEALKEALATESVVRSLSMFSELSSECKAGNPLPTIDRFFTIYNDVVRSTVIAESVSSSQNSDMPDDSIPTEQSNLWVEAALATDLQIVSLLTSQDHDPPSTLKKSSSRRKSSHNAPPKVHQKVSSSSLPQSNPSSGVWTRGHGMKETAELATKLLSEMQMWFLRFVEESLDAGFRVLGERGTEGGKSICLDGSSIAVVLSKLKRVNDWLDLVVSKGDEQLTEKVERLKRKIYGFVIQHVGTTFDSSLSLASS from the exons ATGGCGTCTCTCACTCCAGGGATACTCCTGAAGCTCCTCCAATCAATGAACTCCACCACCCGTGTGACCGGAGACCACCGCTCGGCTCTCCTACAAGTCATCGGCATAGTCCCTGCCCTAGCCGGTTCTGACCTCTGGCCCAACCATGGCTTCTACGTCCAGCTCTCCGACTCCCTCAACTCCACCTACGTCTCCCTCTCCGAACGAGACAACGACCTCATCTTGACCAACCGGTTGCAGCTCGGCCAGTTCGTGTACGTGGACCGCTTCGAATTCGATTCCCCCGTTCCGCGTGTCTGTGGGATCCGCCCAATCGCCGGGCGCCACCCATTCGTTGGAACCCCCGAACCGCTCATTGCGCGGATTTCAGCCTCAAAACGCGAGTTTGTGATTCAACCTGTCGCGGACTCGGATCAATCGGCTGACCCGATCGCTATTTATTTGTCCAGCAAGAAGTTAGAGGAAGCTCGAAGCGAAAATAAGGAATCATTGAAGCTCGAGTCGAAGGCTGAAAAGGGCAGATCAAGGCAGGCTCTGGCACCTCGAGAAAATGTACTTGCTGGAAATGTGGGGAATTATGATGAACCAAAGACTTCGGATAGGCCTCAGAGGTTCTCATCTCCTGCAAGTGCTAAAAGATCAGTATCAAGAGGGAAGAAGAACGTGGCTGTAGTGGAGAGAGACCCATCACCGGCGGCAAAGGGAAAGAGGTCGGCATCTCCAGTGCCTTCAAAATGTGTGGTTCCGAGCTTGGTTTCTGCTCGGGAAGAGAATCGGAAGATATCAAGGGAGCCGTCAATCATCGTGCCTTCAAGGTACAGGCAGCCATCTCCAAATGGGCGGAAGCAGGCTTCGCCTAGTGCACGAAGGGCTTCTCTTTCTCCAGGTAGGAGGTTGTCGGGGGTCAAGCTTTCGCCCATGGTGGCCGGAGGTCCCGTGGATTCCACCAGTAAGAAGAAGATGGCAACTATTGTTGCTGGGATTTCCAAGGTTTCGGAAGCGCTTGTTGGGTCTGCAAAGACAATTCGGAAGAGCTGGGATGAGCCGCCAGCAATGGCAGCCCCAGTGGAGCAGAAAGAGAAGGCTGTTTCAAAGAATAAACCGGATCTGCAAGCAATTTTGCGGACTCAG GCTGCAATTTCTAGACGTTTAAGTGACATAAACGGCCGAAAACTGAGTACCGACGATTCTTCAAGTGATGAGAAAACTAAACTAAGCTCTCCTGACAGTTGTCTggttgaagaaaaattaaacttagGAGCTCTTGGTATCCCTgttcatgaaaagaaatggactgACGGCAGTGTTCCATTGGATGCAGTGTCTGTTGATCTTGCAAGCCTTGGGAAG GATGCCATGCAAAGGAGAGCTGCTGCTTCTGCAGCTGCAGCTGAAGCATTGAAGGAGGCCCTTGCTACTGAATCTGTTGTAAGGAGTTTGAG CATGTTCTCAGAACTCTCTTCTGAATGCAAGGCTGGAAATCCTTTGCCCACCATTGATAGGTTCTTCACAATCTATAACGATGTTGTGAGATCAACTGTGATTGCTGAATCAGTTTCTAGTAGCCAGAATTCTGACATGCCTGATGACAGTATCCCCACAGAGCAATCTAATCTGTGGGTTGAAGCTGCCTTGGCAACAGACCTGCAGATTGTCTCCCTTCTTACCAGCCAAGATCATGATCCCCCATCAACTCTAAAGAAAAGTTCGTCAAGACGAAAATCTTCTCATAATGCACCTCCCAAGGTCCATCAAAAGGTCTCGTCGTCTTCATTGCCACAATCCAATCCGAGTAGTGGGGTGTGGACAAGGGGTCATGGTATGAAAGAAACAGCAGAGCTTGCAACGAAGTTGCTATCTGAAATGCAAATGTGGTTTCTAAGATTTGTTGAGGAGTCCCTTGATGCAGGTTTTAGAGTGTTGGGAGAGCGTGGCACTGAAGGAGGTAAATCAATATGTCTTGATGGGAGCTCCATTGCTGTAGTTTTATCTAAGTTGAAGCGAGTCAATGATTGGTTGGACCTTGTGGTTTCTAAAGGGGATGAACAGCTGACAGAAAAGGTTGAACGGCTGAAGCGAAAGATCTACGGATTTGTCATCCAGCATGTTGGGACTACGTTTGATAGCTCCTTGTCCCTTGCTTCTTCTTGA
- the LOC122305057 gene encoding aspartic and glutamic acid-rich protein-like produces MVGGASRRDESPVINSSNVFAALGSLKKKKKKPSEKEHTGSSTSKSSASNKHAEKEKEEEVFWAPAKLTVKSWADVDDDDDDDYYATTAPPDSVWSAAADSKVVKESDAEHAEEESESEEEGLDEFDDDVEEEHEIEPETPVEAETVTKIPPEASLAPKDTERQLSKKELKKKGLEELEAVLAELGYTNKETSGQDGTQGDEQEKKVENLNGELEKKANVTGESKSAKKKKKKDKSSKEPKESQDQPEGADAEDATEEAAGSETVEDTSSIDVKERLKKVASMKKKKSSREMDAAARAAASEAAARSAKLAAAKKKEKNYYNQQPMR; encoded by the exons ATGGTTGGAGGAGCGAGCAGGAGGGACGAATCGCCGGTCATAAACAGCTCGAACGTGTTCGCGGCGCTCGGgagcttgaagaagaagaagaagaagccgtCCGAGAAGGAACATACGGGTTCTTCCACCAGTAAAAGCTCGGCGTCGAATAAGCACGCGGAGAAGGAGAAAGAGGAGGAGGTGTTCTGGGCCCCGGCGAAGCTGACAGTGAAATCGTGGGCTGATGTCGAcgatgatgatgacgacgatTACTACGCCACCACGGCACCGCCCGACTCGGTCTGGAGCGCTGCCGCCGATTCCAAGGTAGTGAAGGAAAGCGACGCCGAGCATGCTGAGGAG GAAAGTGAAAGTGAGGAAGAAGGCCTcgatgaatttgatgatgatgtTGAGGAAGAACATGAAATTGAACCAGAGACACCAGTAGAAGCTGAGACTGTTACTAAGATTCCTCCTGAAGCTTCTTTGGCTCCTAAAGATACTGAAAGGCAACTATCAAAGAAGGAACTGAAGAAGAAAGGGCTTGAAGAACTTGAAGCTGTTCTTGCTGAATTAGGATataccaacaaagagaccagtGGCCAAGATGGAACCCAAG GTGATGAACAAGAGAAGAAAGTTGAGAATCTAAATGGAGAGCTAGAAAAGAAGGCAAATGTTACAGGGGAGAGCAAAAGTgcgaaaaagaagaaaaagaaggataaATCTTCAAAGGAGCCAAAAGAATCCCAAGACCAGCCTGAGGGTGCTGATGCTGAAGATGCAACAGAAGAAGCTGCTGGGAGTGAAACGGTAGAAGATACATCTTCTATTGATGTTAAGGAGCGGCTAAAAAAAGTGGCAtctatgaagaagaaaaaatcaagCAGAGAGATGGATGCTGCTGCCCGAGCCGCAGCTAGTGAGGCTGCTGCAAGGAGTGCAAAGCTTGCTGCtgcaaagaaaaaagagaaaaattactATAATCAGCAGCCAATGCGGTGA
- the LOC122305738 gene encoding omega-hydroxypalmitate O-feruloyl transferase yields MALPWVQELHFPHLNISITIDRMISVMPSRPIPAKLGDRLYLSNLDDTIGARVFTPTVYFYRLDNVNSGQRSVMKILHDALAEILVPYYPLSGRLRETKNGKLEVFFGTEQGAIMVDAHCKMALADLGDLTVPNPAWEPLIFKFPNEEPYKVLDMPLVIAQVTLFSCGGFSLGLRLCHCICDGIGAMQFVRAWAATAKAGTLLTDPEPCWDRELFLPRNPPRVKFPHVEFMRIEDGSSLTMSLWQAKPVQKCYRVSREFQTHLKALAQPDGAAACTTFDAMAAYIWRTWVKALDVKPLEYELRLTFSVNARRKLQNPPLKDGFYGNVVCVACASSSVSELVNGQISDTVHLVREARLNVSEEYLRSTLDYIEMNRPKRLEFGGKLTITQWTRFCIYESADFGWGIPVYAGPIDLTPTPQVCVFLPDGKADPNGTMVVCICLPEGVSEKFTKYLCLMGNENCT; encoded by the coding sequence ATGGCTCTTCCGTGGGTTCAAGAGCTCCATTTCCCTCACCTCAACATCTCTATAACCATTGATCGTATGATATCTGTCATGCCCTCGAGGCCCATTCCTGCTAAACTTGGTGACCGCCTTTACCTCTCTAACCTCGACGATACGATCGGAGCACGTGTTTTCACCCCTACAGTATACTTCTATCGATTAGATAATGTGAATTCTGGGCAAAGATCTGTCATGAAAATACTACACGATGCTCTCGCCGAAATCCTAGTCCCTTACTATCCTTTATCTGGTAGGCTTAGAGAGACTAAGAACGGAAAGTTAGAAGTGTTTTTTGGAACAGAACAAGGGGCAATTATGGTTGACGCACATTGTAAAATGGCCCTGGCAGATTTAGGAGACCTCACAGTGCCAAATCCTGCCTGGGAACCATTGATCTTCAAGTTCCCTAACGAGGAGCCGTACAAAGTTCTTGACATGCCATTGGTCATAGCTCAGGTAACACTTTTTAGCTGTGGTGGCTTCAGCCTAGGCTTGAGGCTCTGCCATTGTATTTGTGATGGAATTGGTGCCATGCAATTTGTTAGGGCTTGGGCTGCCACAGCAAAAGCAGGTACCTTATTAACAGACCCTGAGCCATGTTGGGACAGGGAACTCTTTCTGCCTCGCAACCCTCCAAGAGTGAAATTCCCACATGTTGAGTTCATGAGAATTGAAGATGGCTCGAGCCTCACAATGTCTCTGTGGCAAGCCAAGCCTGTTCAGAAATGTTACCGGGTTAGCCGGGAATTCCAGACTCACCTGAAAGCTCTGGCTCAACCAGATGGTGCTGCTGCATGCACTACTTTTGATGCTATGGCTGCTTATATATGGAGGACATGGGTGAAGGCACTCGATGTAAAACCACTAGAATATGAACTCCGGCTAACATTTTCCGTCAATGCTCGCCGGAAGCTGCAAAATCCACCATTAAAAGACGGGTTTTATGGCAATGTGGTGTGTGTTGCATGCGCATCCAGCAGTGTCTCGGAGCTTGTAAATGGCCAGATCTCGGACACCGTGCATTTAGTTCGGGAAGCAAGACTCAATGTTTCAGAGGAGTATTTGAGGTCTACATTGGATTATATCGAAATGAACAGGCCAAAAAGGCTTGAATTTGGAGGAAAATTGACAATTACCCAGTGGACTAGATTTTGCATATACGAATCTGCAGATTTTGGTTGGGGAATTCCAGTATATGCTGGTCCTATTGATCTGACTCCTACACCTCAAGTTTGTGTGTTCCTCCCAGATGGGAAGGCTGATCCTAATGGCACAATGGTGGTATGCATTTGCCTGCCAGAGGGCGTTTCTGAGAAGTTTACAAAGTATTTGTGCCTGATGGGCAATGAAAATTGTACGTAA
- the LOC122305058 gene encoding polyadenylate-binding protein-interacting protein 5-like, producing the protein MKQGTSSLNPNAASYIPLFKQVAKIEGKVSGLTTEDSLKNGYKTSWSRCPPEGYSGIDQRYLQAGMDYDIHGFKGPLIGNEFMEKGLPTSSELTKKHSIDEDSEMDMAYLTIMFPNMSEQSIADVYSANAGDLEASIEMLNELELCPVDFSERLPDSLDIGDVSEQKVTEGSYSNLKSIFPGEASGSSAGPSDSGS; encoded by the exons ATGAAGCAAGGAACATCATCCTTAAATCCGAATGCAGCATCATACATACCACTTTTTAAGCAAGTAGCAAAGATTGAGGGTAAAGTTTCTGGGTTAACAACAGAAGATTCTTTGAAGAATGGTTATAAGACTTCTTGGTCCCGCTGTCCTCCTGAAGGCTACAGTGGAATTGATCAGAGATATCTCCAAGCTGGTATGGATTATGACATACATGGCTTCAAGGGTCCTCTCATTGGCAATGAATTCATGGAGAAGGGTCTACCTACATCCAGTGAACTGACAAAAAAGCACTCCATAGATGAAGATTCTGAAATGGACATGGCTTATCTGACAATCATGTTCCCCAATATGTCAGAACAGTCCATTGCTGATGTTTACTCTGCTAATGCGGGTGACCTAGAAGCCTCAATTGAAATGTTGAATGAACTAGAG CTCTGTCCTGTTGATTTTTCCGAACGTCTGCCGGACAGCTTGGACATTGGTGATGTGTCAGAACAGAAAGTTACTGAAGGTTCTTATTCAAACCTGAAGAGCATCTTCCCGGGGGAAGCCAGTGGGTCTTCAGCTGGTCCCTCTGATTCAGGCTCTTAA